A single genomic interval of Helianthus annuus cultivar XRQ/B chromosome 6, HanXRQr2.0-SUNRISE, whole genome shotgun sequence harbors:
- the LOC110865010 gene encoding protein AE7: MPPALINANPVVYEKKERPARSRPGDAGFDEYSTELIDQLEVFDHIRDIKDPEHPYSLEELKVITEDAVEVDDKRSYVRVTFTPTVEHCSMATIIGLCLRVKLMRSLPSRFKVDIKVAPGTHATEDAVNKQLNDKERVAAALENPNLVDMVDECLTPSYE; this comes from the exons ATGCCCCCTGCGTTAATCAACGCAAACCCAGTTGTATACGAGAAGAAAGAACGCCCGGCTAGAAGCAGACCCGGTGATGCCGGTTTTGATGAATATTCAACTGAACTTATTGATCAATTAGAAGTTTTTG ACCATATAAGAGATATTAAAGATCCGGAGCATCCGTATTCGCTAGAAGAGCTTAAGGTGATCacggaagatgctgttgaggtaGATGACAAGCGCAGTTATGTTCG tGTCACTTTCACTCCAACGGTTGAGCATTGTAGTATGGCGACTATAATTGGGCTTTGTTTGCGGGTTAAACTTATGCGCAGCCTGCCTTCTCGTTTCAAG GTTGACATAAAGGTGGCTCCTGGGACTCATGCAACCGAAGATGCAG TGAACAAGCAATTGAATGATAAAGAACGTGTTGCCGCAGCTTTAGAGAACCCGAATCTCGTTGATATGGTTGATGAATGTTTAACACCATCTTATGAATGA
- the LOC110944534 gene encoding uncharacterized protein LOC110944534, with protein sequence MEYYEFLHPSLLPCSLEVLVLSNSQQMVSLVWKKHSSISTVFLDRIRSEVFRECLGVTSISDKLKEGRLRWFGHMKRRQLTEPVRAMETMTGEGRRSRGRPKLTWDERLWQDLVELHLSEDMVQDRSSWRRRIKVKDL encoded by the exons ATGGAGTATTATGAGTTTCTGCACCCGAGCTTGCTTCCTTGCTCGTTAGAGGTCCTTGTCCTTTCGAATTCTCAACAGATGGTTTCCCTTGTTTGGAAAAAGCACTCCTCGATTTCGACAGT CTTCTTAGACCGAATAAGAAGTGAGGTTTTTAGGGAATGCTTAGGAGTGACTAGTATATCGGACAAATTAAAagaggggagattgagatggtttgggcatatGAAGAGGAGGCAGTTGACAGAACCAGTTAGAGCAATGGAAACCATGACAGGGGAAGGAAGGAGGAGTAGAGGCAGACCCAAGTTGACTTGGGATGAACGACTTTGGCAAGATTTGGTAGAGTTGCACCTCTCCGAGGACATGGTTCAGGATAGGAGttcgtggagacgtaggattaaggttaaggacttgTAG
- the LOC110865011 gene encoding 26S proteasome non-ATPase regulatory subunit 13 homolog A, which yields MAALQYLDSLRTTHPELSDWYNTLADLYQRKLWHQLTLKLEQFVALAVFQAGDALIQLYNNFITDFETKINLLKLAHFAVIVSRQYSEKDAAISYLNGVIEKLRATKETRIEEPVLYIKMQIAMYNLEKGDQKECKKLLDDGKSTLDSMTDIDPSVYANYYWVSSQYHKSCQEFAEFYKSALLYLAYTSVESLSDSFKLDLAFDLSLSALLGENVYNFGELLAHPIVKSLLGTKVEWLYYILEAFNSGDLVRYQELCRVHNASLTAQPALVENEKKLLEKINILCLMEIIFSRPSEDRTIPLGVIAERTKLTVEDVEYLLMKSLSVHLIEGIIDQVDGTVYVSWVQPRVLGISQIKSLRDRLDGWVGRVHTALVSVEAETPDLVAT from the exons ATGGCGGCTCTTCAGTACCTCGATTCTCTTCGTACCACTCACCCTGAGCTATCCGATTGGTACAATACGCTGGCCGATTTGTACCAAAGGAAGCTATGGCATCAACTCACTTTGAAGCTCGAACAGTTCGTTGCTCTTGCCGTTTTTCAG GCTGGCGATGCTCTCATACAACTATATAACAATTTCATAACCGACTTCGAGACTAAGATCAACCTTCTAAAGCTAGCACACTTTGCTGTTATAGTCTCTCGCCAATACTCAGAAAAAGACGCTGCAATCAGTTATCTCAATGGGGTGATTGAAAAGCTCAGAGCTACAAAAGAAACCCGTATAGAGGAACCAGTCCTTTACATTAAGATGCAAATAGCGATGTATAATCTTGAGAAAGGAGATCAAAAGGAGTGCAAGAAGCTTCTAGATGACGGGAAGAGTACACTTGATAGCATGACCGACATTGATCCATCAGTGTATGCTAATTACTATTGGGTGTCATCTCAGTACCATAAATCTTGTCAAGAGTTTGCTGAATTCTACAAAAGCGCTCTTCTTTATTTAGCATACACCTCCGTCGAGTCTTTATCAGATTCGTTTAAGCTG GATCTTGCTTTTGATCTATCGCTATCTGCATTGCTGGGAGAGAATGTCTACAACTTTGGAGAGCTACTTGCACATCCAATT GTAAAGAGTTTGCTCGGGACAAAGGTTGAATGGCTCTACTACATTCTTGAAGCGTTTAACTCTGGAGATTTAGTTCGTTATCAAGAACTATGTCGTGTTCATAATGCTTCACTTACTGCTCAACCTGCTTTGGTGGAAAACGAGAAGAAACTTCTGGAAAAAATTAACATTCTCTGTTTAATGGAAATTATCTTCAG TCGACCGTCAGAGGACAGGACTATTCCGCTGGGCGTCATTGCAGAGCGGACAAAACTTACGGTTGAAGATGTTGAGTATCTTCTCATGAAGAGTCTATCT GTTCATCTTATTGAAGGGATAATCGATCAAGTTGATGGGACCGTTTATGTTTCATGGGTGCAACCAAGAGTTTTGGGAATTTCTCAAATCAAATCACTGCGTGACCGGCTCGATGGTTGGGTGGGAAGAGTGCACACTGCGTTGGTGTCTGTTGAAGCGGAAACACCTGATTTGGTTGCGACTTAA